In Opitutus sp. ER46, one DNA window encodes the following:
- a CDS encoding DUF4256 domain-containing protein: protein MKSAKPTQASVAPATDLLTVLQQRFEKFASRHPKLDWAKVRARLEAAPAKLRTLEQMEATGGEPDVIGQDKKSGEILFADCSPQSPAGRTSLCYDGAALAARKEHKPKNSAQDLAASMGVELLTEEQYRELQQLGEFDTKSSSWLATPAEIRQLGGAIFGDRRFGRVFVYHNGADSYYSGRGFRALLRV from the coding sequence ATGAAATCCGCCAAACCCACCCAAGCGTCCGTCGCACCTGCGACGGACCTGCTCACCGTCCTCCAGCAGCGCTTCGAAAAATTTGCCTCCCGCCATCCGAAGCTCGACTGGGCCAAGGTTCGGGCCCGCCTCGAGGCCGCCCCCGCCAAGCTCCGCACTCTCGAGCAAATGGAAGCCACCGGCGGCGAACCCGACGTCATCGGCCAGGACAAGAAGTCCGGTGAAATTCTGTTCGCCGACTGCTCGCCCCAAAGCCCCGCCGGCCGCACCAGCCTCTGCTACGATGGCGCCGCCCTCGCCGCGCGCAAGGAACACAAGCCCAAGAACAGCGCCCAGGACCTCGCCGCCAGCATGGGCGTCGAACTGCTCACCGAGGAGCAGTACCGCGAACTCCAGCAACTCGGTGAGTTCGACACCAAATCCTCCAGCTGGCTCGCCACCCCCGCCGAGATCCGCCAGCTCGGCGGCGCCATCTTCGGCGACCGCCGCTTCGGCCGCGTCTTCGTCTATCACAACGGCGCCGACTCCTACTACAGCGGCCGCGGCTTCCGCGCGCTCCTGCGCGTGTAG
- a CDS encoding YciI family protein gives MKYILLVHLPQSALDAPRDPAAAAAGRAYGEALQAAGIFVAGVGLGSPHNATVVSVRDGKRQVQDGPYAESKEFLGGFVVIDVPDLDTALEWAARNPSAALGTIEVLPVGGSTFAASAPPRPATAPH, from the coding sequence ATGAAATACATTCTCCTCGTCCATCTCCCCCAGTCTGCCCTCGACGCCCCGCGCGATCCCGCCGCCGCTGCCGCGGGACGCGCCTACGGCGAAGCGCTTCAAGCCGCCGGCATTTTCGTCGCCGGCGTCGGCCTGGGCTCCCCTCACAACGCAACCGTTGTCTCCGTCCGCGACGGCAAACGCCAGGTGCAGGACGGCCCCTACGCCGAGAGCAAGGAGTTCCTCGGCGGCTTCGTCGTCATCGACGTCCCCGATCTCGACACCGCGCTCGAGTGGGCGGCCCGCAATCCGTCCGCCGCCCTCGGGACGATCGAGGTCCTCCCCGTCGGCGGCTCGACCTTTGCCGCCTCCGCTCCGCCTCGCCCCGCCACCGCGCCCCACTAG
- a CDS encoding DUF6596 domain-containing protein: protein MGEPASSPPDSAEAAIVSVARLSYGRLVAYLAARSGDIAAAEDALSDAFATALRRWPADGVPHKPEAWLLHAARNRLTDAVRHEMVRRKVEPLLQVAAAAESAATADSPFPDERLKLLFVCAHPAIDPAARTPLMLQAVLGLSAARIASAFLVSPAAMDQRLVRAKTKIRETRIAFRVPEPPEWDERASFVLDAIYSAYTAGWEDAADENATHHALASEAVALGRTVVELLPHEPEARGLLALMLHCEARRPARLRPVDDGNGASAPTFVPLDRQDPAHWSPTLIAEAESHLRAASAAQRLGRYQLEAAIQSVHAHRAISGTIDWPQIALLYEGLVRLAPTIGAHVGRAVALGECGQPAQGIAALDALPPPRAAAYQPWWAARAHLLRQLGRAADARNAFERAASLSDDPVLRTHLLAQAAALA from the coding sequence ATGGGCGAACCTGCCTCCTCCCCACCCGACTCGGCCGAAGCCGCGATCGTCAGCGTCGCCCGCCTTTCATACGGGCGGCTCGTCGCCTATCTCGCCGCCCGTTCCGGCGACATCGCCGCCGCGGAAGACGCCCTCAGCGACGCTTTTGCCACCGCGCTTCGTCGCTGGCCCGCCGACGGCGTGCCCCACAAACCCGAGGCCTGGCTGCTACACGCGGCTCGCAACCGGCTCACGGACGCCGTCCGCCACGAGATGGTCCGCCGCAAGGTCGAGCCGCTGCTCCAAGTCGCCGCCGCCGCCGAAAGCGCCGCGACCGCCGACTCCCCATTCCCCGACGAACGTCTCAAGCTCCTCTTCGTCTGCGCGCACCCCGCCATCGATCCCGCCGCGCGCACTCCCCTGATGCTCCAGGCCGTCCTCGGCCTCTCCGCCGCCCGCATCGCCTCCGCCTTCCTCGTCTCGCCCGCCGCCATGGATCAGCGGCTCGTGCGGGCCAAGACCAAGATCCGCGAGACCCGCATCGCGTTTCGGGTTCCCGAGCCGCCCGAATGGGACGAACGCGCCAGCTTCGTCCTCGACGCCATCTACTCCGCCTACACCGCCGGCTGGGAGGATGCAGCCGACGAGAACGCCACGCACCACGCGCTCGCCAGCGAGGCCGTCGCCCTCGGCCGAACCGTCGTCGAACTCCTCCCCCACGAACCGGAGGCCCGCGGGCTCCTCGCCCTCATGCTGCACTGCGAAGCCCGTCGCCCCGCCCGTCTGCGCCCGGTCGACGACGGCAACGGCGCCTCTGCGCCGACTTTCGTACCCCTCGATCGCCAGGATCCCGCGCACTGGTCGCCAACGCTGATCGCCGAAGCCGAGTCCCACCTGCGCGCCGCCTCGGCTGCCCAACGGCTCGGTCGCTATCAACTCGAGGCCGCCATCCAGTCCGTCCACGCCCATCGCGCGATCAGCGGCACCATCGACTGGCCGCAAATCGCGTTGCTCTACGAGGGTCTCGTCCGCCTTGCGCCCACCATCGGCGCCCATGTCGGCCGCGCCGTGGCCCTCGGCGAATGCGGACAACCCGCGCAAGGGATTGCCGCGCTCGACGCGCTCCCGCCTCCGCGCGCCGCCGCCTACCAGCCGTGGTGGGCCGCCCGCGCCCACCTGCTGCGCCAGCTCGGTCGCGCCGCCGACGCTCGCAACGCGTTCGAACGCGCCGCCAGCCTCAGCGACGATCCCGTGCTCCGCACTCACCTACTCGCACAAGCCGCCGCGCTCGCCTGA
- a CDS encoding Ig-like domain-containing protein encodes MTTNLPTFQPTASSWLRACALGLLLTLAPAYAADATASAAPAANSAAAAADKDAIVSTNPMELETEDGGIHGQLVVATEILSADTHGDLVYTITSEPRYGRVGLAGGGEESDFFKNKTSRLGYFAYRAADNFTGQDSFSYSVRNETSGLVFKNTVVVTVKAPPPIVLQKYEVDATRERASQIHEIPVATRPNLPVSQKLPSHEAYLSAAERLGLAEPKVAYHLDDKAKPQHGTAKLDRTTGQLTYAPNPGFIGVDRFKYYTVDEANPHLGVENVVVATVEPVRNVKHIAVDRSRSREVDLVFVINNSPSMAAHQSRIADNLSRFRQLFHQRDLDYRIGVLTTDFVDSDPGRRNEDQRFYKEVRSIQFDAAGKPVLDRRGRPKSTTKRVASNGNLVTLPVMPEPWVTPHTPDPVFAELVKVGTNGDSNRTAFTSVYNFVAGYYNKQHTLLRPDATTIVVFFMDEEETRMATWKEKKDGSQEAEWIENGKLPDLLKQYNARNPKKRQTLDGYINYWVLRPFIIAKGNKRGKVEMHAVVSPNNISHRRAAELTGGTVLNIESDFSAPLAALGDRIADTVAVALEPIDAGATLYKKSLRVLVDGTEVPADAQNGYVYDELTHSIRFQGAAKKKAFLAKIDITYEEHM; translated from the coding sequence ATGACCACCAACCTCCCGACTTTCCAACCCACCGCCAGCTCGTGGCTGCGCGCCTGCGCGCTGGGACTGCTGCTGACGCTCGCCCCCGCCTACGCCGCTGACGCCACCGCCTCCGCCGCGCCCGCGGCGAACTCGGCGGCGGCGGCCGCCGACAAGGACGCGATCGTCTCCACCAACCCGATGGAACTCGAGACCGAGGACGGCGGCATCCACGGCCAGCTCGTCGTCGCCACCGAGATCCTCAGCGCCGACACCCACGGCGACCTCGTCTACACCATCACCTCCGAGCCGCGCTACGGCCGCGTGGGTCTCGCCGGCGGCGGTGAGGAGAGCGACTTCTTCAAGAACAAGACCTCCCGCCTCGGCTACTTCGCCTATCGCGCCGCCGACAACTTCACCGGCCAGGATTCCTTCAGCTACAGCGTGCGCAACGAGACCTCCGGCCTCGTCTTCAAGAACACCGTCGTCGTCACGGTGAAGGCGCCGCCCCCCATCGTCCTGCAGAAGTACGAAGTCGACGCCACCCGCGAACGCGCCAGCCAAATCCACGAGATCCCGGTCGCGACCCGCCCCAACCTCCCCGTCTCGCAAAAGCTCCCCAGCCACGAGGCCTACCTCTCCGCCGCCGAGCGCCTCGGCCTCGCCGAGCCCAAGGTCGCCTACCACCTCGACGACAAGGCCAAGCCCCAGCACGGCACCGCCAAGCTCGACCGCACCACCGGCCAGCTCACCTACGCTCCCAATCCCGGCTTCATCGGCGTCGACCGCTTCAAGTACTACACCGTCGACGAGGCCAACCCGCACCTCGGCGTCGAGAACGTCGTCGTCGCCACCGTCGAGCCGGTCCGCAACGTGAAGCACATCGCCGTCGACCGCTCCCGCAGCCGCGAGGTCGACCTCGTGTTCGTCATCAACAACTCGCCGTCCATGGCCGCCCACCAGAGCCGGATCGCCGACAACCTCAGCCGCTTCCGCCAGCTCTTCCACCAGCGCGACCTCGACTACCGCATCGGCGTGCTCACGACCGATTTCGTCGACTCCGATCCCGGCCGCCGCAACGAGGACCAGCGGTTCTACAAGGAGGTTCGCTCGATCCAGTTCGACGCCGCCGGCAAGCCCGTCCTCGACCGCCGCGGCCGCCCGAAGTCCACCACCAAGCGCGTCGCCAGCAACGGCAACCTCGTGACCCTCCCCGTCATGCCCGAGCCGTGGGTCACCCCGCACACGCCCGATCCCGTCTTCGCCGAGCTCGTCAAGGTCGGCACCAACGGCGACAGCAACCGCACCGCGTTCACCTCGGTCTATAACTTCGTCGCCGGCTACTATAACAAGCAGCACACCCTCCTCCGCCCCGACGCCACGACCATCGTCGTGTTCTTCATGGACGAGGAGGAGACGCGTATGGCCACCTGGAAGGAAAAGAAGGACGGCTCGCAGGAGGCCGAATGGATCGAGAACGGCAAGCTCCCCGACCTCCTCAAGCAGTACAACGCCCGCAACCCGAAGAAGCGGCAGACGCTCGACGGCTACATCAACTACTGGGTCCTCCGCCCCTTCATCATCGCGAAGGGCAACAAGCGCGGAAAGGTCGAGATGCACGCCGTCGTCTCGCCCAACAACATCTCCCACCGCCGCGCCGCGGAGCTCACCGGCGGCACCGTGCTCAACATCGAGAGCGACTTCTCCGCCCCCCTCGCCGCCCTCGGTGACCGCATCGCCGACACCGTCGCTGTCGCCCTTGAGCCGATCGATGCCGGCGCGACGCTCTACAAAAAGAGCCTCCGCGTCCTCGTCGACGGCACCGAAGTCCCGGCCGACGCCCAGAACGGGTACGTCTACGACGAGCTGACGCACAGCATCCGCTTCCAAGGCGCCGCGAAGAAGAAGGCCTTCCTCGCCAAGATCGACATCACCTACGAGGAGCACATGTAA